TTGTACAGCACGTCCGACTTGCAGTTCGGTTGCGCGTGGTCGACCAGCAGCCGCGACTCGAAGAACTGCCCGGCGTCGGCGAAGTAGGTGCCGAGCAGCTTGGCGTCGCCGCCGGGGCCGGTGAACCGCACGGTGGTCGAGGTCCGCACCACGTCACCGCCGAGGGTGACGTTGACGTGGCCGAGGACCGAGTCCTTGCCGAGCTTGGCGTGGTGCGCGCTCACGTGCACCATGTCGTCGGCGAAGTCGGCGATCCAGATGACGCCCAGGCCGGCGGAGTCGCCGACGATGATCTCGACGTTGTCGGCGTAGGTACCGCTGCCGCGCAGGTCGACGACGACGATCGCCCGGGACAACTCCTCGACCCGGATCTGCAGGTGACCGTAGGCCACGGCGCCCTCACCGGGGCCGTCGACGGTGATCTCGATGGGCTCGGCCACCTCGGTGTCGCGCGCGACGGTCACCACCGTCGCCGAGTTGAACGACGAGAACGCCTGCGCGGCAACCCGATCGCTGGGCACCCCGCCCTGGCCCAGTCGCTCGTCACCGCGCCGGACGGTCTCGACCGTGACACCGGGACGCTCGGTCACCGTGATCGCGGCGGTGCCATTGGCGACGGCCGAACCGTCGTGCAGGCCACGAAGTCGCTTCAGCGGGGTGAACCGCCACAGCTCGTCGCGACCGCCGGGCACCTCGAAGGCGTCGACGTCGAACGAGCTGAATTGCTCGCCCTTGTTGGCGGCAGTGAGGCGCGAACCCTCCACTGCCTTAGTCAGATTGCTCATATATGTTTCCCGTCGCTTCGCTCGCCCGAGCTAGCCGACAGCGCCTTCCATTTGCAGCTCGATCAGCCGGTTCAACTCCAGTGCGTATTCCATGGGCAGCTCCTTGGCGATCGGCTCGACGAAGCCGCGCACGACCATCGCCATTGCCTCGTCCTCGGTCATGCCGCGGCTCATCAGGTAGAACAGCT
This is a stretch of genomic DNA from Mycobacterium sp. ELW1. It encodes these proteins:
- the sufD gene encoding Fe-S cluster assembly protein SufD; its protein translation is MSNLTKAVEGSRLTAANKGEQFSSFDVDAFEVPGGRDELWRFTPLKRLRGLHDGSAVANGTAAITVTERPGVTVETVRRGDERLGQGGVPSDRVAAQAFSSFNSATVVTVARDTEVAEPIEITVDGPGEGAVAYGHLQIRVEELSRAIVVVDLRGSGTYADNVEIIVGDSAGLGVIWIADFADDMVHVSAHHAKLGKDSVLGHVNVTLGGDVVRTSTTVRFTGPGGDAKLLGTYFADAGQFFESRLLVDHAQPNCKSDVLYKGALQGDPDSKKPDAHTVWVGDVLIRAEATGTDTFEVNRNLVLTDGARADSVPNLEIETGEIVGAGHASATGRFDDEQLFYLRARGIPEAQARRLVVRGFFNEIIAKIAVPEVRERLTDAIERELAITESKATQP